A window of Actinobacillus suis ATCC 33415 contains these coding sequences:
- a CDS encoding TolC family protein codes for MKKSYYTLLSVGLFLFTPSLSQAESLKQILQYALAEDPSLEEARAQIRIAESQTKISEAGHQPVISLSQNGVIAQKHTYQGKRRSEPSLNGRVNLYAWGAIEAEIDRDKYRTDYYQHKFYETRELIGQRIGQLYLSALRAKENIAIYQESFDRHTKLVEDLKVIVSYDNGRAFELTEALSRLNQVESNIARQERVLSTSLSQLARYTKKNLDEHSLQDPFSSQDTHAFLKRYQNNDLSANPTFLAQQKEVKSSESAAKAAEARRMPSINLEGSASRHEREVYVGVSWDIYNQASKYEVEKSQYTKAAAEAKLREIQLDVTEKARTAELEMFRSQKLAKTTQRQIKLQRKVVDDTELQFDIATKSLLNLLDAYQELTSVQAEEVAARNDYRDAALLYLVSQAKVASWAGFSTLNLTEEKGK; via the coding sequence ATGAAAAAATCTTATTATACTTTATTAAGTGTTGGATTATTTTTATTCACCCCATCACTCTCTCAGGCTGAAAGTTTAAAACAAATTTTACAATATGCTTTAGCTGAAGATCCCAGTTTAGAAGAAGCTCGCGCGCAAATTCGTATTGCAGAGAGCCAAACTAAGATTTCAGAGGCAGGACATCAACCCGTTATTTCTTTAAGCCAAAATGGTGTTATTGCTCAAAAGCATACTTACCAGGGCAAACGCCGTTCAGAGCCAAGTTTAAATGGACGTGTAAATCTCTATGCTTGGGGCGCAATTGAAGCAGAAATCGATCGCGATAAATATAGAACGGATTATTATCAACATAAATTTTATGAAACCCGAGAATTAATAGGGCAACGAATCGGCCAGCTTTATCTAAGCGCATTAAGAGCGAAAGAAAACATTGCGATCTATCAAGAAAGTTTCGACCGCCATACAAAATTAGTAGAAGACTTAAAAGTGATCGTTTCTTACGATAATGGTCGAGCCTTTGAATTAACCGAAGCACTCTCTCGTCTGAATCAAGTTGAATCCAATATTGCACGCCAAGAACGAGTACTTTCTACCAGCTTGAGTCAATTAGCTCGCTATACTAAGAAAAACCTCGATGAACATTCATTACAAGATCCTTTTTCTTCACAGGATACGCATGCTTTTCTAAAACGCTACCAAAATAATGATCTCTCAGCTAACCCAACCTTTTTAGCACAACAAAAAGAAGTGAAAAGTAGTGAGTCGGCAGCAAAAGCAGCTGAAGCTCGCCGAATGCCATCCATTAACTTAGAAGGGTCTGCAAGTCGCCATGAGCGAGAAGTTTATGTTGGTGTATCTTGGGATATTTATAACCAAGCAAGTAAATATGAAGTGGAAAAAAGCCAATACACTAAAGCAGCGGCTGAAGCAAAATTACGTGAAATTCAATTAGATGTGACGGAAAAAGCTCGTACGGCAGAATTAGAAATGTTCCGCTCACAAAAACTGGCGAAAACAACACAACGTCAAATTAAATTACAACGAAAAGTTGTCGATGATACCGAACTACAATTTGATATTGCGACAAAATCATTACTTAATTTGCTGGATGCATACCAAGAATTAACCAGTGTACAAGCGGAAGAAGTTGCAGCACGCAATGATTATCGAGATGCTGCTTTACTCTATTTGGTTTCTCAAGCCAAAGTAGCAAGTTGGGCTGGTTTTAGCACTCTGAACTTAACGGAAGAAAAAGGTAAATAA
- a CDS encoding HlyD family type I secretion periplasmic adaptor subunit, which yields MSNQEKISQADLALINDLNAAMQTEKHRGIFAVIILFFAFLVVFVIWAYNSPLEEVTRGQGSVIPTSREQIVQSLDPGIIREMKVKEGDIVEKDQILLTLDDTRSSAMLRETKAKVLNLQAVSTRLQAEAYGMPLKFSADIPRDIQAREKAAYQARLRAMSDAVKGLTHSKALLDREIALTSPMVKRGVMSEVELLRTKRQSADLAQQIAERKNRYAAEANEELVRTESELAQAKETLAMYADPVERSQIKAPLRGIVKNIKINTVGGVVQAGQDILEIVPLDEKLLVQAYISPKDVAFIRSGQPALVKISAYDYAIYGGLEGKVTLISPDTLQDDRTQSTLKLNPDESYYRILVETNESKIFDKNGNPLEITPGMTATVDIRTGEKTIFQYLIKPITRMKQAMQER from the coding sequence ATGAGCAACCAAGAAAAAATTAGTCAAGCAGATCTTGCTTTAATTAACGATCTGAATGCTGCGATGCAGACCGAAAAACATCGTGGCATATTTGCTGTGATTATCTTGTTCTTCGCTTTTCTCGTGGTCTTCGTAATTTGGGCATATAATAGTCCATTGGAAGAAGTCACTCGCGGGCAAGGGAGTGTTATCCCGACCAGTCGTGAACAAATAGTACAGAGTCTTGATCCCGGCATTATTCGCGAAATGAAAGTAAAAGAAGGTGATATTGTCGAAAAAGATCAAATTTTACTAACTTTGGACGATACCCGTAGTTCTGCAATGTTGCGAGAAACTAAAGCGAAAGTGCTTAATCTACAAGCTGTTTCAACTCGTTTACAAGCTGAAGCTTATGGTATGCCGCTTAAATTTAGCGCTGATATTCCTCGTGATATTCAAGCGCGCGAGAAAGCCGCTTATCAAGCTCGTTTACGAGCTATGAGTGATGCGGTGAAAGGTTTAACACACAGTAAAGCACTATTGGATCGTGAAATTGCACTCACCTCGCCAATGGTAAAAAGAGGTGTAATGTCCGAAGTTGAATTACTGCGGACTAAGCGTCAATCGGCCGATTTAGCACAACAAATTGCAGAGCGTAAAAATCGTTATGCTGCTGAAGCGAATGAGGAATTAGTTCGAACAGAATCTGAATTAGCACAAGCGAAAGAAACGCTGGCGATGTATGCAGATCCGGTTGAACGTTCGCAAATCAAAGCTCCGCTACGTGGTATTGTGAAAAATATCAAAATCAATACAGTTGGCGGTGTGGTTCAAGCCGGACAAGATATTCTGGAAATTGTACCGTTGGATGAAAAATTGTTAGTACAGGCCTATATTAGCCCTAAAGATGTCGCATTTATTCGAAGCGGACAACCTGCTCTAGTTAAAATCAGTGCCTATGACTATGCAATTTATGGCGGACTTGAGGGAAAAGTGACGCTTATCAGCCCAGATACCTTGCAAGATGATCGAACTCAGAGTACGTTAAAATTAAATCCGGATGAGTCTTACTACCGTATTTTAGTCGAAACCAACGAAAGTAAAATTTTCGACAAAAATGGCAATCCGCTTGAGATTACGCCGGGTATGACCGCTACAGTTGATATCCGAACCGGAGAAAAAACAATTTTCCAATATCTGATCAAACCGATTACGCGTATGAAGCAAGCAATGCAAGAGCGCTAA
- a CDS encoding type I secretion system permease/ATPase: MKAIIDHLAHITQLHGSPVAKEALSAQVIREQNLNVNFQSLVEVLRSHGFENQISHRDLKDIPSLSTPVLLVLQNEEAAIVTKIEGAGKDRIYHLYQNGITHSVSADSLAQNYLGYCWFIKPQTGKDQRSELPEYHMPKAWFWKVVWRFRSYYYQVILATFIINFLALVSSLYVMNVYDRVIPNKTYETLWALSIGVVLAISFELAAKLIRAHLTDIAGKKADLLISSAIFRRVMGLRLVDKPASSGSYANNLREFESVREFMTSASLLVLVDLPFVLLFIFVIFLVGGSLALVPLIIIPIVMIVGFAVQPKIAENINKTMRESSQRQGLVVEVIDGIETLKTNNAANWAQQRWDSYTAKTAATQIKVKDLSNFVVNFSTAMQQLNTVFLVVVGTYLIHAENEASRITMGALIASVILSGRALAPLSQIAGLATRFQQARLALKGLDSIIERPTERDPERKYITLSSVQGHIQFNQAHFQYSEQGNDIVSGLNLQIKPGEKIGILGRIGSGKTTLLKLASGLYEPSKGNVTLDNVDLRQIDPNFLRNQIALFSQSPRLFLGSLRENLDLARTDNFASDQELLLALRRFGLDRIIQQHPRGLDMPLGENGQGLSGGQKQLVALARLTLKDPKVVLLDEPTSDLDQGSEMMVLNALANWTKNRTMLVVTHRPQVLRIVERVIVVENGKIVLDGPRDTVLAKLRENEQAKKQQNSTASTKQAEPVATQSQGSENNEQPRKN; the protein is encoded by the coding sequence TTGAAAGCGATTATCGACCACTTAGCTCATATCACTCAATTACACGGTTCGCCGGTTGCTAAAGAGGCGCTTTCCGCGCAAGTGATACGAGAACAAAACCTCAATGTAAATTTTCAGTCCTTAGTAGAAGTTTTACGTTCACATGGATTTGAAAACCAAATTTCTCATCGTGACTTAAAAGATATTCCTTCGCTTTCAACCCCAGTATTGCTGGTCTTACAAAATGAAGAAGCGGCGATTGTCACAAAAATTGAAGGTGCAGGTAAGGACAGAATTTATCATCTGTATCAAAATGGCATCACACATAGTGTATCTGCCGATTCACTTGCTCAGAATTATTTAGGATATTGTTGGTTTATTAAGCCTCAAACAGGCAAAGATCAACGTTCCGAATTGCCGGAATACCATATGCCAAAAGCTTGGTTCTGGAAGGTAGTTTGGCGTTTCCGTTCTTATTATTATCAAGTGATCTTAGCAACGTTTATCATCAATTTCTTAGCCTTAGTCAGCTCACTTTATGTGATGAACGTTTATGACCGAGTAATTCCAAATAAAACGTATGAAACCCTTTGGGCATTAAGTATCGGCGTAGTACTTGCGATTAGCTTTGAACTAGCGGCTAAATTAATTCGAGCACATCTCACTGACATCGCCGGCAAAAAAGCCGACTTACTGATAAGTTCAGCTATTTTCAGACGGGTTATGGGGCTACGTTTAGTCGATAAACCGGCATCTTCCGGTTCTTATGCCAACAACTTACGTGAATTCGAATCCGTTCGAGAATTTATGACTAGCGCAAGTTTACTGGTATTAGTTGACTTGCCTTTCGTATTGTTATTTATTTTTGTGATTTTCTTGGTGGGTGGTTCCTTAGCGCTCGTGCCATTGATCATTATCCCAATTGTGATGATTGTCGGCTTTGCGGTACAACCGAAAATTGCTGAAAACATTAATAAAACCATGCGCGAAAGCTCGCAACGACAAGGTTTAGTTGTGGAAGTGATTGACGGTATTGAAACCTTAAAAACCAATAATGCGGCAAATTGGGCTCAGCAACGTTGGGATTCTTATACGGCAAAAACGGCCGCAACACAAATTAAGGTCAAAGATTTAAGTAATTTTGTCGTAAATTTTTCAACGGCAATGCAGCAACTGAATACAGTTTTCTTAGTTGTCGTCGGGACTTACCTTATCCATGCGGAAAATGAAGCCTCTCGTATTACGATGGGTGCATTGATTGCTTCCGTGATTCTTTCTGGTCGGGCATTGGCACCATTATCACAAATTGCCGGACTGGCAACGCGTTTCCAACAAGCTCGTCTAGCATTAAAAGGTTTGGATAGTATTATTGAGCGCCCGACCGAGCGAGATCCGGAACGTAAATATATTACGCTGTCATCGGTACAGGGACATATTCAATTTAACCAAGCACATTTCCAATATTCGGAGCAAGGTAACGATATTGTTTCAGGGTTGAATTTACAGATAAAACCAGGTGAGAAAATCGGTATTTTAGGCAGAATCGGAAGCGGCAAAACAACACTACTTAAATTGGCTTCAGGTTTATACGAACCAAGCAAAGGTAACGTTACATTAGATAATGTAGATTTACGCCAAATTGATCCAAACTTCTTACGTAACCAAATAGCACTGTTTAGCCAGTCGCCTCGCTTATTTTTAGGTTCATTACGTGAAAACTTAGATTTAGCACGTACTGACAATTTCGCCAGTGACCAAGAGCTATTACTAGCGCTACGTCGTTTCGGCTTAGATCGCATTATCCAGCAGCATCCTCGCGGTTTGGATATGCCTTTAGGTGAAAATGGACAAGGCTTATCCGGCGGTCAAAAACAATTAGTAGCCTTAGCACGCTTAACTTTAAAAGATCCAAAAGTAGTTTTGCTTGATGAACCGACCAGCGATCTTGACCAAGGCTCGGAAATGATGGTGTTAAACGCTTTAGCGAATTGGACGAAAAATCGTACGATGCTGGTAGTTACGCATCGTCCGCAAGTATTACGAATTGTTGAGCGAGTAATCGTGGTAGAAAATGGCAAAATCGTATTAGATGGTCCTCGTGATACCGTGTTAGCAAAATTGCGTGAGAATGAACAAGCAAAAAAACAACAAAATTCGACCGCTAGTACTAAACAAGCAGAACCTGTAGCAACACAATCTCAAGGAAGTGAAAATAATGAGCAACCAAGAAAAAATTAG
- the rsxG gene encoding electron transport complex subunit RsxG — MNTSKITVKYALLLGVIALICTAVSTGVYLLTKGRIDEVTAAQQRQFLQEVVPANHFDNDLLGSCKMVDLPNAPYLNRIYIAKKSENLTAYAIQATAPDGYSGNIVLLMGVQPDGKVLGVRTLEHKETPGLGDKIETRVSDWILSFSGKLFSLENESLWAVKKDGGQFDQFTGATITPRAVVNNVRQSAKWIVTELAKSPEQLETFASCK, encoded by the coding sequence ATGAATACCTCAAAAATTACCGTTAAGTATGCGTTATTATTAGGCGTAATTGCGCTTATTTGCACAGCTGTTTCGACCGGTGTTTATTTGCTTACCAAAGGGCGGATTGATGAAGTGACCGCTGCTCAGCAACGCCAATTTTTACAAGAAGTTGTGCCGGCAAACCATTTTGATAATGATTTGCTTGGCTCTTGTAAAATGGTGGATTTACCGAACGCCCCTTATTTAAACCGTATTTATATTGCAAAAAAATCGGAAAATTTGACCGCTTATGCTATTCAAGCAACGGCACCGGACGGTTATTCAGGCAATATTGTTTTGCTGATGGGGGTTCAACCGGACGGCAAAGTGCTAGGAGTAAGAACGTTAGAACATAAAGAAACGCCGGGGTTGGGTGATAAGATTGAAACTCGTGTTTCAGATTGGATTTTGTCCTTTAGCGGCAAGTTATTTAGCCTAGAAAATGAATCATTATGGGCAGTAAAAAAAGACGGCGGTCAGTTTGATCAATTTACCGGTGCGACAATTACTCCCCGTGCAGTGGTGAATAATGTACGCCAAAGTGCGAAATGGATCGTCACAGAATTGGCTAAATCTCCCGAACAATTAGAAACTTTTGCAAGTTGTAAATAA
- the rsxC gene encoding electron transport complex subunit RsxC, which yields MSNPNLVLERIRQTKQTGKLWAYPGGIHPMENKKQSNQKPIRSLHLPRFFYVPVVQHSGWAGELIVNVGDKVLKGQALTKGDNFRQLPVHSPTSGTILGIEPHVSAHPSGLPEVTVIIETDGKDEWVERQPIDDFLTLTSDQIIQKVYQYGIAGLGGAVFPTASKLSLADKRCKLLIINGAECEPYITCDDRLMQDYTAELIEGIRILRYVLRPEEVVLAIEDNKPKAIKAIQKALKGSDDIHVQPIPTKYPSGASDQLVQVLTGLEIPQGKRTIEMGIVMHNVGTAFAVKRAVMDDEPLIERVVTLTGDKIRNKGNVWARLGTPIQHLLEQVDYQADSRFPVFLGGPMTGFILQSLQAPITKTANCIIAPDHFEYAPPEPERSCIRCSSCSDACPVGLLPQQLYWFARSDDHDKSKEYHLDACIECGVCAYVCPSYIPLIQYFRQEKAKIAEIEEKAKKAEEAKIRFEAREARLQKEKDARTARIAQAADKRREEIANSAGEDPVAAALARIKAKKAEAQLAEPVHAKADIKANGEPDNSELMAQRRARRLAKQAEVINEVNDNLSINAVQQVEETDPKKAAVAAALARARAKKAEQQVAQQAPEQAVENAEKVATATEVEDPRKAAVAAALARAKAKKAAQMPEQAVENTEKVASAAEVDDPRKAAVAAALARAKAKKAAQQGAQQVSEQAVENTEKVATATEAEDPRKAAVAAALARAKAKKAAQQGAQQVSEQAVENAEKVATATEAEDSRKAAVAAALARAKAKKAAQQVAQQAPEQAVENAEKVATAAEAEDPRKAAVAAAIARAKAKKMSQGQ from the coding sequence ATGTCTAATCCTAATTTAGTTCTTGAACGCATTCGTCAAACTAAACAAACTGGTAAATTGTGGGCGTATCCGGGCGGTATTCACCCGATGGAAAACAAAAAGCAATCGAATCAAAAGCCGATTCGCAGCTTACATTTACCTAGGTTTTTCTATGTCCCTGTAGTTCAACATTCGGGCTGGGCTGGCGAATTAATCGTCAATGTTGGCGATAAAGTTTTAAAAGGTCAGGCGCTGACTAAAGGTGATAATTTTCGTCAATTGCCGGTACATAGCCCGACATCCGGTACGATACTCGGTATTGAACCACACGTGTCCGCACATCCGTCAGGATTGCCGGAAGTCACAGTGATTATAGAAACAGACGGCAAAGACGAATGGGTTGAGCGCCAGCCGATTGATGATTTCTTAACACTGACAAGCGATCAAATTATCCAAAAAGTTTACCAATACGGCATTGCCGGATTGGGTGGGGCGGTATTTCCTACTGCATCTAAATTAAGCTTAGCGGATAAGCGTTGTAAATTACTGATTATTAACGGCGCGGAATGTGAACCTTATATCACTTGCGATGACCGCTTGATGCAAGATTACACTGCTGAATTGATCGAAGGTATCCGCATTTTACGCTATGTGTTGCGTCCGGAAGAGGTGGTGTTGGCGATTGAAGATAACAAACCGAAAGCGATTAAAGCGATCCAAAAAGCGCTAAAAGGTTCGGATGATATTCATGTACAACCGATCCCAACCAAATATCCTTCCGGTGCATCGGATCAGTTGGTACAAGTCTTAACCGGTTTAGAAATTCCGCAGGGTAAACGTACTATCGAAATGGGCATTGTGATGCACAATGTCGGTACGGCATTTGCGGTTAAACGTGCGGTAATGGACGATGAACCACTGATTGAACGAGTGGTGACGCTGACCGGCGATAAAATTCGCAACAAAGGTAATGTGTGGGCAAGACTCGGAACGCCGATTCAACATTTATTGGAGCAAGTGGATTATCAAGCGGATAGCCGTTTCCCGGTTTTTTTAGGCGGGCCGATGACCGGTTTTATTCTGCAATCATTACAAGCGCCGATTACCAAAACCGCAAACTGTATTATTGCGCCGGATCATTTTGAATATGCTCCGCCGGAGCCGGAGCGTAGCTGTATTCGTTGCTCAAGTTGTTCAGATGCTTGTCCGGTCGGGTTATTGCCACAACAACTTTATTGGTTTGCTCGTTCGGATGATCACGATAAATCGAAAGAATATCATTTAGACGCTTGTATCGAATGTGGCGTTTGTGCTTATGTCTGCCCGAGCTACATTCCGTTGATTCAATATTTCCGTCAAGAAAAAGCCAAAATAGCGGAAATCGAGGAAAAAGCGAAAAAAGCGGAAGAAGCGAAAATTCGTTTTGAAGCCAGAGAAGCTCGTTTACAAAAAGAAAAAGACGCTCGAACTGCACGTATCGCACAAGCAGCAGATAAACGCCGAGAAGAAATTGCAAATTCTGCCGGAGAAGATCCGGTGGCAGCCGCACTCGCTCGTATCAAAGCGAAAAAAGCGGAAGCACAATTAGCGGAACCGGTTCATGCAAAAGCTGATATAAAAGCCAATGGAGAGCCGGATAATAGCGAATTAATGGCGCAACGCCGAGCAAGACGTTTGGCAAAACAAGCTGAAGTTATAAATGAAGTAAATGACAATCTCTCTATCAATGCTGTGCAGCAAGTAGAAGAGACTGATCCTAAGAAAGCCGCGGTGGCAGCAGCATTAGCGCGTGCAAGAGCGAAGAAAGCAGAGCAACAAGTTGCCCAGCAAGCGCCGGAACAAGCGGTCGAAAATGCTGAAAAAGTTGCAACTGCAACAGAAGTGGAAGACCCACGCAAGGCGGCAGTAGCGGCGGCGTTGGCAAGAGCAAAAGCGAAGAAAGCGGCTCAAATGCCAGAACAAGCGGTTGAAAATACTGAAAAAGTTGCAAGTGCAGCAGAAGTAGACGATCCTCGTAAAGCAGCGGTCGCAGCAGCGCTAGCTAGAGCGAAAGCGAAAAAAGCAGCGCAACAAGGTGCTCAGCAAGTGTCGGAACAAGCGGTTGAAAATACTGAAAAAGTTGCAACCGCAACAGAAGCAGAAGACCCTCGTAAAGCAGCAGTCGCAGCAGCACTAGCTAGAGCGAAAGCGAAGAAAGCAGCGCAACAAGGCGCTCAGCAAGTGTCGGAACAAGCGGTCGAAAATGCTGAAAAAGTTGCAACCGCAACAGAAGCAGAAGACTCTCGTAAAGCTGCGGTTGCGGCAGCGCTAGCTAGAGCGAAAGCGAAAAAAGCAGCGCAACAAGTTGCCCAGCAAGCGCCGGAACAAGCGGTCGAAAATGCTGAAAAAGTTGCAACTGCAGCAGAAGCGGAAGACCCACGCAAGGCGGCGGTTGCAGCAGCAATTGCCAGAGCGAAGGCGAAAAAAATGAGTCAAGGACAATAA
- a CDS encoding trimeric intracellular cation channel family protein has product MTSLFDNLLPAQPWSFLFIQDLIGTIVFAVSGAMAARQHKMDIFGMFILAFVTGVGGGTLRDVMIGSTPVFWMKQPIYVLMITLAVIITAVFRNKISKKEWQTGLLIFDAIGLGVFTVIGVQKGLDFGLHPCIAIALGGMTGCFGGVIRDILRNEVPIVLQKEVYVTASLVGGVIFVLFYSAGVEGRWVDIATVSTVILIRLLAIRFNLHLPRI; this is encoded by the coding sequence ATGACGAGTTTGTTCGACAATTTATTGCCGGCTCAGCCATGGTCATTCTTGTTTATTCAAGATTTAATTGGCACTATCGTGTTTGCCGTATCGGGCGCAATGGCTGCTCGTCAGCATAAAATGGATATTTTTGGAATGTTCATTTTGGCATTTGTGACCGGTGTCGGTGGCGGTACGCTGCGTGATGTGATGATCGGTAGTACCCCGGTTTTCTGGATGAAACAACCTATTTACGTATTGATGATTACCCTTGCGGTTATTATTACTGCCGTTTTTAGGAATAAAATCAGTAAGAAAGAATGGCAAACAGGGCTATTGATTTTTGATGCGATTGGCTTGGGAGTGTTTACTGTAATTGGTGTGCAGAAAGGCTTAGATTTTGGGCTTCACCCGTGTATTGCAATTGCATTAGGCGGTATGACAGGTTGTTTCGGCGGAGTAATTCGAGACATTTTACGTAACGAAGTGCCGATTGTGTTACAAAAAGAAGTCTATGTTACAGCCAGTCTGGTTGGCGGGGTGATTTTTGTGTTGTTTTATTCTGCCGGCGTTGAAGGCCGCTGGGTGGATATCGCTACGGTTAGTACCGTTATTTTGATACGTTTATTAGCAATTCGATTTAATCTACATTTACCGAGAATTTAA
- the rsxB gene encoding electron transport complex subunit RsxB translates to MLDLPIITYILIAIAVIALIFGAVLGYSSIKLKVEADPIVDQIDALLPQSQCGQCGYPGCKPYAEAIANGDQITKCVPGGQPLVVKIADLMGVEVLAMDGVEEPEVKVAFVHEDMCIGCTKCIQACPVDAIIGTNKAMHTIIADLCTGCELCVAPCPTNCIEMIKVKPTARSWNWQFDENLIIPIVNTTELQKKMIIGTEKGEKNV, encoded by the coding sequence ATGTTAGACTTACCAATTATCACCTACATCTTAATTGCTATTGCCGTGATTGCTTTAATTTTTGGGGCGGTATTAGGCTATTCGTCAATTAAACTCAAAGTGGAAGCAGATCCGATTGTCGACCAAATTGACGCATTGTTGCCTCAGAGCCAATGCGGTCAATGCGGCTACCCCGGCTGTAAACCGTATGCGGAAGCTATCGCTAATGGAGATCAAATCACTAAATGTGTACCCGGCGGTCAGCCGTTGGTGGTGAAAATCGCAGATCTGATGGGCGTAGAAGTACTGGCAATGGACGGCGTGGAAGAGCCGGAAGTGAAAGTGGCATTTGTGCATGAAGATATGTGTATCGGCTGTACCAAGTGTATCCAAGCTTGTCCGGTGGATGCGATTATCGGCACAAATAAAGCAATGCACACCATTATTGCGGATTTATGTACCGGTTGCGAATTATGCGTAGCGCCTTGCCCGACCAATTGTATTGAAATGATTAAAGTGAAGCCGACCGCTCGTTCTTGGAATTGGCAATTTGATGAAAATCTGATTATCCCTATCGTAAATACTACGGAGTTACAGAAAAAAATGATTATCGGAACTGAAAAAGGAGAAAAAAATGTCTAA
- the rsxA gene encoding electron transport complex subunit RsxA, translating to MLDYILLVISTALINNFVLVKFLGLCPFMGVSKKVETAIGMGMATTFVLTVASLSAYLVETFILAPLEAQFLRTLVFILVIAVIVQLTEMIVHKTSPILYRLLGIYLPLITTNCAVLGVALLNVNLANNLVESVLYGFGAAAGFSLVLVLFAALRERLVAADVPRPFQGASIALITAGLMSLAFMGFTGLVKI from the coding sequence ATGCTCGATTATATATTGTTAGTTATCAGTACTGCTTTAATAAACAACTTTGTCCTAGTGAAATTCCTAGGACTTTGTCCATTTATGGGCGTGTCGAAAAAAGTAGAAACTGCGATTGGTATGGGAATGGCGACAACTTTTGTGTTGACGGTGGCATCGTTATCAGCTTATTTGGTCGAGACATTTATCTTAGCTCCACTTGAAGCACAGTTTTTACGTACTTTAGTTTTTATTTTAGTGATTGCTGTGATAGTGCAATTAACAGAAATGATCGTTCATAAAACCAGCCCGATTCTCTATCGTTTACTTGGGATCTATTTACCTCTGATTACCACTAACTGTGCGGTACTGGGGGTGGCATTATTAAATGTAAATTTAGCAAATAATTTAGTGGAATCGGTTTTATATGGTTTCGGGGCGGCAGCTGGATTTTCGTTAGTGTTAGTGCTTTTCGCAGCATTGCGTGAGCGCCTTGTGGCGGCGGATGTGCCGCGTCCCTTCCAAGGCGCTTCAATTGCTTTAATCACTGCTGGATTAATGTCTCTTGCCTTTATGGGCTTTACAGGATTGGTGAAAATCTAA
- the rsxD gene encoding electron transport complex subunit RsxD — translation MFKMVSSPHTHSSNLTAKFMLWVMVAMLPALGVQWYFFGYGVFIQVVIAISLAVVIEIALAKLRRKPTAFYVSDLSGLLTALILAMSIPPYAPYWIVVIGVSVALLLAKHVYGGLGQNLFNPAMVAYALLLVSFPVQMTGWLVPIDLLNEPPTLSDAISLVFSGVTSDGFSVHQLLGSVDGIAQATPLDSAKTSMQKLGVEGVLQSPIFSGMFANGWLQINLAFLAGGLLLIYKRIIHWQIPVAMLTMFALLSGLTDLLLPHTHLNVVSQLFSGAMMFGAFFIATDPVTASITPRGKLIFGGLIGLFVYLIRYYGNYPDAVAFSVLLANICVPLIDHYTQPRLYGTGR, via the coding sequence ATGTTTAAAATGGTGAGTTCTCCCCATACCCATTCGTCTAATTTAACGGCGAAATTTATGCTGTGGGTAATGGTAGCTATGTTACCGGCACTAGGCGTGCAGTGGTATTTTTTCGGTTACGGTGTGTTTATTCAAGTGGTTATTGCAATATCACTGGCGGTGGTGATTGAAATCGCACTTGCAAAATTGCGCCGAAAACCGACCGCTTTTTATGTTTCGGATTTAAGCGGTTTGTTGACTGCGTTAATTTTAGCGATGTCGATTCCGCCTTACGCACCTTATTGGATCGTTGTGATTGGTGTGAGCGTTGCCCTATTACTGGCAAAGCATGTATATGGCGGTTTAGGACAGAATTTATTTAACCCTGCAATGGTCGCTTATGCGTTATTATTGGTTTCTTTTCCGGTGCAAATGACCGGTTGGCTGGTGCCGATTGATTTGTTAAATGAACCGCCGACATTAAGCGATGCGATTTCATTAGTTTTTTCCGGGGTAACCAGTGACGGCTTTAGCGTACATCAATTATTGGGCAGCGTGGATGGTATCGCACAAGCAACACCGCTCGATAGTGCCAAAACCAGTATGCAGAAATTAGGTGTAGAAGGTGTATTACAATCCCCGATTTTTAGCGGCATGTTTGCAAATGGTTGGTTGCAAATTAATTTAGCCTTTCTTGCCGGTGGTTTATTGCTAATTTATAAACGCATTATTCACTGGCAAATTCCGGTCGCGATGTTGACAATGTTTGCTTTATTAAGTGGACTAACCGATTTATTGTTACCGCATACACACTTAAATGTCGTTAGTCAGCTTTTCAGCGGTGCAATGATGTTTGGTGCTTTCTTTATTGCAACAGATCCGGTAACCGCTTCGATTACACCTCGAGGCAAATTGATTTTTGGCGGCTTAATCGGTTTATTTGTCTATTTAATTCGTTACTACGGCAATTATCCGGATGCGGTAGCGTTTTCGGTGCTACTGGCAAATATCTGCGTACCGTTAATTGACCATTACACTCAACCAAGATTATATGGAACCGGAAGATAA